CGCCCTGCACGCCGAGGTGACGGCCGGGAAATCCTTTGCGCGGGCGGCGGAACCCGCGTCGACCTCGGACACCGGGGACATCGCCGTCATCGGCATGGCCTGCACGTTCCCGGGTGCGCCCGACCTCGAAGCGTTCTGGTCGAACGTCCTGCGCGGCGAGGACGCGGTGACCGAGGTCCCGGCGGAACGCTGGGATCCCGCCGTCTACTTCGGACAGTCCACTTCGAAGTGGGGCGGGTTCCTGCCTCCGTTGGAAGTCGACCCGCTCGACTACGGCATCCCGCCGTCCGCGATGGGCAGCATCGATCCCGCGCAACTGGTGTCCCTGGAGACCGCGCGCCGGGCGCTGGCCGACGCGGGGTACGGCGAGCGCGAGTTCGACCGCGAGCACACCAGCGTCGTGTTCGGCGCGGAGGCGGGCGGCGACCTCGCCAACGCGGGCGCGCTGCGGTCGCTGCTCGACGGCTACCTCGACGAGGTGCCGCCCGAGCTGCTCGCCCAGCTGCCCGCGCCGACGGAGGACACGTTCCCCGGCACGCTCGCGAACGTCATCTCCGGCCGGATCGCCAACCGGCTCGACCTCGGCGGCGCGAACTACACGGTGGACGCCGCGTGCGGCTCGTCGCTGGCCGCGCTCGACCTGGCGGCGAAGGAGCTGCGGGCGGGGACGAGCTCGCTGGTGCTGTGCGGCGCGGTCGACCTGCACAACGGCATCCACGACTACCTGATGTTCACCTCGGCGGGAGCGTTGTCCCCGACGGGCCGCTGCCGCCCGTTCGACGCGGCGGCCGACGGGATCGCGCTGGGCGAGGGCGTCGCGTGCCTGGTGCTGAAGCGCCTGTCCGACGCCGAACGCGACGGCGACCGGATCTACGCGGTGGTCAAGGGCGTGGGCGCGGCGAGCGACGGCAAGGCGCTGGGGTTGACCGCGCCGCGTCCGGAGGGTCAGCACCGGGCCCTGGAAAGGGCTTACCGAGACGCCGGAGTATCCCCGGTGGACGTGGGTCTGGTGGAGGCGCACGGAACCGGCACGGTGGTCGGCGACGCGACGGAGCTGCGGACGTTGACCGGCTTCTTCGCCGACGCGGGTGCCGCGCCCGGCTCGTGTGTGCTGGGGTCGGTCAAGAGCCAGATCGGCCACACGAAGTGCGCGGCGGGCCTGGCCGGCTTGATCAAGGCGGCGCTGGCGCTGTGGCACGAGGTGGTGCCCCCGACGGTGCACTTGAGCAAGCCGAACGAGGCTTGGGACGCGGCGGCGAGCCCGTTCACGTTCACGACGAGCGCGCGGCCGTGGGCCGACCCGGCCCGCCTGGCGGGGGTGAGCGCGTTCGGCTTCGGCGGGACGAACTTCCACGCGGTGCTGGGCGCGGGACCGGTGGCCCCGGACCGTCGTCACGGCCCGCGCGATTGGGCACCGGAGGCGGAGGAGGTGCTGGCCGGGATCGGGCAAAGCACGGGCGAGCCGCTGACGGCCGGTACTGCGGGTCAATCCGTCTCGGGCGAGGCCGATCCGGGCGGGGTCGCCTTCCTCTTCCCCGGCCAGGGCAGCCAGCGCATCGGCATGCTCGCCGAGTTGTTCGTGCACTTCCCCGAACTCGCCGACCTCCTCAAGCTCGCCCCCGACGTCGCCGCGAAAGCGTTTCCCTCCCAATCCTTCGCCTCAGCGACCGCCGAGGCGCAGGAACAAGCCCTCACCGACACCCGCGTCGCCCAGCCCGCGCTCGGGCTCGTCGAAACCGCCGTCGCGAGACTTCTCGGCCAAGTCGGCGTGCGTCCCGACTTCCTCGCCGGGCACTCCTACGGCGAGCTCGTCGCGCTGTCGGTCGCCGGGGCCTTCGACACCGAGACCCTCCTCCGCCTGAGCCGGGCCCGCGCGAACGCCATCGCGGACGTCGCCCGGCCCGGCGCGATGGCCGCCGTCAAAGCGGCGAAGGACCTGCTGACCCCGACCCTCATCGGCCCGGACGTCGTGATCGCCAACCACAACGCGCCCGAGCAGGTCGTCCTGTCGGGACCCACGGCCGCCGTCGAGCGCGCTGTCCGGCGGCTGCGCGAAACCGGCATCACCGCCCAGCGGATCCCCGTCGCCTGCGCCTTCCACAGCCCGTTGGTCGCCGGGGCGGGTGATCTCTTCGGTGCCGCACTCGCCCGGGAGGACGTCGGGACCCCCCGGCGAACGGTGTGGTCGAACCGCACCGCGAAGCCGTACGAAGATGACGTCCGAAGCGAACTCGTTGCCCAGATCGGCGCACCCGTCCGGTTCCTCGACCAGATCGACGCGATGTACGACGCCGGGGCGCGGACGTTCGTCGAGGTCGGGCCGGGGCGGGTGCTCACCCGGCTGGTCGGGGAGATCCTCGGCGACCGTCCGCACACCGTCGTCGCCTGCGGGCCCGATCTGAAGGCCTTCCTGACCGCCCTGCGCACTCTCGCGCGAGCCGGTGTCGACGTCCGGACCGAGCGTCTGAACCGGCGACGACGTCCCGCACCCTCCCCGACCGCCTGGGCCGTCGACGGGCGGTCCGTCCGCGCGCCCGGCGCCGAGGCTCCCGCCCTGCCCCCGGCCCGACGAATCCGGAGTTCAGCCATGACCCAGCCCGCGCCCGGCCGCGACCAGGCGGTCGTCGACTTCCTCCGCGCCACCCGCGAACTCGTCGCCGCCCAGCGGGAGGTCATGCTCGGCTACCTGGGCAGCGCGCCCGCCCCCACGCCCGCACCCATCGTGATCCCCGAACCCGAACCCGAACCGGTGACCGAAGCCCCGGCGGACGTCAAGACCACCGTGCTCGGCGTGATCAGCGAGCGCACCGGCTACCCCGCCGAGATGATCGCCGGCGACCTCGACCTCGAAGCCGACCTGTCGATCGACTCGATCAAGCGCACCGAGATCGCGGGCACCCTGCTGTCCCGGCTGGGGCTCCCGGCCGACGACCGCACCGACCAGCTCAGCCGCGACCGGACCGCCGACGCGCTGGCCGCGCACCTGGAGAGCTGGCTGAACCCCGCCCCGGCGGCCGCCGCGCCCACGCGGTACCGGCTCGACCGGGTGCCCGTGCCGCTGGACCCGGATCCCGGGCGGCTGCGCGGGAAGACCGTGGCCGCCGAGGACGACGCCGTGCGGGCCGCGTTCGCCGCGGCCGGGGCGGAGGTCGTCACCGGCGACGCGGACATCACCGTCCTCCTCGGCGACGACGTCCTGCGGGTGTTCACCCGGCTCAAGGCCACGAGCGGCACCGTCCTGGTCGCCGCGAAACCCGGCGTCCCCGGGCTCCGCGGCCTGGTGCGGTCGGCCGCGCTGGAACGCGACGACGTC
The window above is part of the Amycolatopsis camponoti genome. Proteins encoded here:
- a CDS encoding type I polyketide synthase, giving the protein MAELVPPSHARRLRCLGIGDPDAVAAVARGGGLGVLDGADPADLRLVAARVRVPYGVRTDGPVPEGVAFAVRTTAPWTGSLAEVSDLATAGEAVAGGALGLLARGGELSDFVLLQQLLGTFDVPVWGNAAGPRTAVGALAGGAAGVLLDSTVEADVRRVVGASVPAVAPPDRLCRTLGSALPVVQGPMTRVSDQPGFAAAVAEAGGFPFVAVATANGARTTELLTRTAERLGDRPWGAGILGFVPDALRVEQLVAIRAARPRCVLIAGGKPGQVKALEAEGIATFVHVPSPILLGQYLDAGVRRFVFEGAECGGHVGPRPSFALWEEQLDVLGAAEDVEVLFAGGIHDARSAAMVTAMAAPLDAVGVLMGTAYLFTEEAVTHGAITGLFQERALAADRTVTLETAPGHRTRCLPSPYTAEFEQVKAGLSDVPAQEAWQRLEELNTGRLRVASKGVRRDGSPLAEETQLAEGMFMAGEVAVLRDRRTTIAALHAEVTAGKSFARAAEPASTSDTGDIAVIGMACTFPGAPDLEAFWSNVLRGEDAVTEVPAERWDPAVYFGQSTSKWGGFLPPLEVDPLDYGIPPSAMGSIDPAQLVSLETARRALADAGYGEREFDREHTSVVFGAEAGGDLANAGALRSLLDGYLDEVPPELLAQLPAPTEDTFPGTLANVISGRIANRLDLGGANYTVDAACGSSLAALDLAAKELRAGTSSLVLCGAVDLHNGIHDYLMFTSAGALSPTGRCRPFDAAADGIALGEGVACLVLKRLSDAERDGDRIYAVVKGVGAASDGKALGLTAPRPEGQHRALERAYRDAGVSPVDVGLVEAHGTGTVVGDATELRTLTGFFADAGAAPGSCVLGSVKSQIGHTKCAAGLAGLIKAALALWHEVVPPTVHLSKPNEAWDAAASPFTFTTSARPWADPARLAGVSAFGFGGTNFHAVLGAGPVAPDRRHGPRDWAPEAEEVLAGIGQSTGEPLTAGTAGQSVSGEADPGGVAFLFPGQGSQRIGMLAELFVHFPELADLLKLAPDVAAKAFPSQSFASATAEAQEQALTDTRVAQPALGLVETAVARLLGQVGVRPDFLAGHSYGELVALSVAGAFDTETLLRLSRARANAIADVARPGAMAAVKAAKDLLTPTLIGPDVVIANHNAPEQVVLSGPTAAVERAVRRLRETGITAQRIPVACAFHSPLVAGAGDLFGAALAREDVGTPRRTVWSNRTAKPYEDDVRSELVAQIGAPVRFLDQIDAMYDAGARTFVEVGPGRVLTRLVGEILGDRPHTVVACGPDLKAFLTALRTLARAGVDVRTERLNRRRRPAPSPTAWAVDGRSVRAPGAEAPALPPARRIRSSAMTQPAPGRDQAVVDFLRATRELVAAQREVMLGYLGSAPAPTPAPIVIPEPEPEPVTEAPADVKTTVLGVISERTGYPAEMIAGDLDLEADLSIDSIKRTEIAGTLLSRLGLPADDRTDQLSRDRTADALAAHLESWLNPAPAAAAPTRYRLDRVPVPLDPDPGRLRGKTVAAEDDAVRAAFAAAGAEVVTGDADITVLLGDDVLRVFTRLKATSGTVLVAAKPGVPGLRGLVRSAALERDDVTRLVEVTQDVAKTLVDEALSDGPAVVGHDETGRFTIEPRPADLPAIAYSGAGPGGGELSALGLGPDSVVLLVGGARGITARVAIAFAASGCRLELAGRTPWPGEPDDLPADPAAMRAVLAGRGGSVADIEHRVRTVLAQREIGRTLDEIRAAGGDPAYRSLDVRDPDAVRHLVKSLDGRVDGVVFAAGVLDDKLMADKDEHSFRTVFETKVDGARSLLAALAETGVEPGFVTFFGSIAAVLGNRGQTDYAAANDALEAVGAGWPGRAVTVHWGPWAPADDHGGMVSPELAREYERRDISLLDADEGTAALLRELAYGTDRAVLYTASLW